In Pseudomonas fluorescens, one genomic interval encodes:
- a CDS encoding NAD(P)-dependent alcohol dehydrogenase, whose translation MYTAIGYAAQSATTPLAPMKFERRSPRADDVAIEILYCGVCHSDIHQARNEWGIAVYPLMPGHEIVGKVTAVGANVTQHKVGDLVGVGCMVDSCRTCAACQQNLEQYCLEGPTMTYATPDRVDGSNTMGGYSDSIVVSEHFVVRIPEKLDLASAAPILCAGITTYSPLKHYGVKAGDKVGILGMGGLGHMGIKFAKAMGAEVTLFTRSASKAEEGRRQGADHVIVSTDAEQMAAAAGRFDFLLDTIPVQHDLNPYLQTLRFDGVHILVGLIEPIDPPVHAANLVLGRRVLAGSLIGGIAETQEVLDFCAEHDITCDIEMLDIRQINEAYARMIAGDVKYRFVIDMATLKL comes from the coding sequence ATGTACACCGCTATCGGTTATGCCGCCCAATCGGCCACCACTCCCCTCGCCCCGATGAAATTCGAACGCCGCAGCCCACGCGCTGACGACGTGGCGATCGAGATCCTGTATTGCGGCGTCTGCCACTCCGACATCCACCAGGCGCGCAACGAATGGGGCATCGCGGTTTATCCGTTGATGCCCGGCCACGAGATCGTCGGCAAAGTCACCGCCGTTGGTGCGAACGTCACTCAACATAAAGTCGGCGATCTGGTCGGTGTCGGCTGCATGGTCGACTCCTGCCGCACCTGCGCTGCCTGCCAGCAGAACCTCGAGCAATACTGCCTCGAAGGCCCGACCATGACCTACGCCACCCCGGACCGGGTCGATGGCAGCAACACCATGGGCGGCTATTCGGACAGCATCGTGGTCAGCGAGCACTTCGTCGTGCGCATCCCGGAGAAACTCGACCTGGCCAGCGCCGCGCCGATCCTCTGCGCCGGCATCACCACCTATTCGCCGCTCAAGCACTACGGGGTCAAGGCCGGCGACAAGGTCGGAATTCTCGGCATGGGCGGCCTCGGCCACATGGGCATCAAGTTCGCCAAGGCGATGGGCGCGGAAGTCACGCTGTTCACCCGTTCGGCGAGCAAGGCCGAGGAAGGTCGTCGTCAGGGCGCCGATCATGTGATCGTCTCCACCGATGCCGAGCAGATGGCCGCCGCCGCAGGCCGTTTCGATTTCCTGCTGGACACCATTCCGGTGCAGCATGATCTCAACCCGTACCTGCAAACCCTGCGTTTTGATGGCGTGCACATTCTGGTCGGCCTGATCGAACCGATCGATCCGCCCGTGCACGCCGCCAACCTGGTGCTGGGGCGCCGCGTACTGGCCGGTTCGTTGATCGGCGGCATCGCTGAAACCCAGGAAGTGCTGGATTTCTGCGCCGAGCACGACATCACCTGCGACATTGAAATGCTCGACATCCGCCAGATCAACGAGGCTTACGCGCGGATGATCGCCGGTGACGTGAAGTACCGCTTCGTGATCGACATGGCGACGCTGAAGCTTTAA
- a CDS encoding IclR family transcriptional regulator, with amino-acid sequence MQEDAPEKTKDAAPTGTQTLLRGLGVVQAVASGARDLKEIARLIGTTRSTTHRLASCLVDERYLRVVPQIGYLLGPKLIELGFQAREELPLVSLAGPYLDELSALTGDTVHLGIREGDEVLYLLKNPGRNGPEMRSRVGHRMPLARTGIGKALMLDDAPQDWQRLYDISLPAGGKSQFWPQHPQQSWEQLEQRMTEYVAGGYAFDLEDNEPSIRCVAAPIRDASKRIVAAISIASTVPYMPLEKMAELIPLIKGVTARLSAELGLKV; translated from the coding sequence ATGCAGGAAGACGCCCCGGAAAAAACCAAGGACGCCGCGCCCACCGGCACCCAGACCCTGCTTCGCGGACTGGGTGTGGTGCAGGCGGTGGCCAGTGGCGCCCGCGATTTGAAAGAGATCGCCCGGCTGATCGGCACCACGCGCAGCACCACCCATCGTCTGGCCAGTTGCCTGGTCGACGAGCGCTACCTGCGCGTGGTGCCACAAATCGGCTATCTGCTGGGGCCGAAGCTGATCGAGCTGGGGTTTCAGGCGCGCGAAGAGTTGCCGCTGGTGAGTCTGGCCGGGCCGTATCTGGACGAGTTGTCGGCGCTGACCGGCGACACCGTGCACCTGGGCATTCGTGAGGGCGACGAGGTCTTGTATCTGCTGAAGAATCCGGGGCGTAACGGCCCGGAAATGCGCTCGCGGGTCGGCCATCGCATGCCGTTGGCACGCACCGGGATCGGCAAGGCCTTGATGCTCGACGATGCACCGCAGGATTGGCAGCGGCTGTACGACATCAGCCTGCCGGCGGGTGGGAAAAGTCAGTTCTGGCCGCAGCATCCGCAGCAATCGTGGGAACAGCTAGAACAACGCATGACCGAGTACGTGGCCGGCGGCTACGCTTTCGATCTGGAAGACAACGAACCGTCGATCCGCTGCGTGGCGGCGCCGATTCGCGATGCGAGCAAGCGCATTGTGGCGGCGATCAGCATCGCCAGCACCGTGCCGTACATGCCGCTGGAAAAAATGGCCGAGCTGATTCCCCTGATCAAAGGGGTCACAGCCCGGCTCTCGGCAGAACTCGGTCTGAAGGTTTAA